A portion of the Adhaeribacter radiodurans genome contains these proteins:
- a CDS encoding protein-disulfide reductase DsbD family protein, producing the protein MILLKRYIFLLTFLLVATNSLLAQVLKPAKWTYSFSKKEAKTGDELEIVFDVKIDPDWYLYSSDFDPNVGPTVTTFTFTPHSSYQLIGKIKPVNPKKKFDKIFGGDVTYFTKTAQFRQPIKVMQKDLRVAGSVEYQVCTEVDGRCIPFDDSFTLEPIAVSGENVGAISPAQKPVVGQATTPTSKPSAPTEEPETLLADNPDFQNVITRVDSARADSTRKATTLAKTEEKVVSPPVYNSADPDSSSPASLPNLWKFILLAFGSGLIALLTPCVFPMVPMTVSFFTGNSNGRGESILKALGYGISIIVIYSFIGVIFSKLAGPDAANFISTHWLPNSIFFLIFLLFGLSFLGLFEITLPSSLVNKADSQSDKGGWYGIFFMAFTLVLVSFSCTGPIVGSILVASAGGETLKPIAGMFAYSLAFALPFTLFAAFPSWLRNLPKSGGWLNSVKVCLGFIELALALKFLSVADQAYHWGILDREIYLAIWIILFTLLGFYLLGKLKFAHDSDLPYISVPRLLVAVVTFSFVIYLIPGMFGAPLKALAGYLPPQSTHDFDLSRLFTSGSVNNNSTAANTLCEKPKYGDFLHLPHGIQGYFDLEQAKRCALEQNKPIFIDFTGHGCVNCREMEANVWSDPEVLRRLKNDFVVVALYVDDKTELPKSEWYTSTYDQKQKTTIGKKYADFQITAFQNNAQPYYVLLGKDGKPLVKPTAYNLNVSDFVNFLDAGIAAYKNSIQ; encoded by the coding sequence ATGATACTTCTAAAACGCTATATATTCCTGTTAACTTTTCTACTTGTTGCGACAAACAGCTTGTTAGCCCAGGTATTAAAACCTGCTAAATGGACCTACTCATTTTCTAAAAAAGAAGCTAAAACCGGCGACGAACTAGAAATTGTTTTTGATGTAAAAATAGACCCGGATTGGTATTTATACTCCAGTGATTTTGACCCTAATGTAGGTCCTACCGTTACCACCTTTACCTTTACGCCACATTCCTCTTACCAACTAATAGGCAAAATAAAGCCCGTTAATCCGAAGAAGAAATTTGATAAAATTTTTGGCGGCGATGTTACATATTTTACTAAAACAGCCCAGTTCCGGCAGCCAATTAAAGTTATGCAAAAAGATTTGCGTGTGGCGGGTTCAGTGGAGTATCAAGTATGTACCGAGGTTGATGGGCGGTGTATTCCGTTCGACGATTCGTTTACATTAGAACCCATTGCGGTTAGCGGCGAGAATGTGGGAGCTATTAGTCCTGCGCAGAAGCCTGTTGTTGGCCAAGCCACAACGCCAACTAGTAAACCTAGCGCACCTACCGAAGAGCCGGAAACTTTACTTGCCGATAACCCCGATTTTCAGAATGTGATTACCCGGGTAGATTCTGCGCGCGCCGATTCAACTCGAAAAGCGACTACCTTAGCTAAAACAGAAGAAAAGGTTGTTTCCCCTCCGGTTTATAATTCGGCTGACCCGGATAGCTCTTCACCGGCGAGTTTACCTAATCTCTGGAAATTTATTTTATTAGCTTTTGGCTCTGGTTTAATTGCTTTATTAACTCCCTGCGTATTTCCGATGGTACCCATGACGGTATCTTTCTTTACGGGCAACAGCAATGGCCGGGGCGAATCTATCTTAAAAGCTTTAGGTTATGGTATTTCCATTATTGTTATTTATTCTTTTATCGGAGTAATTTTTTCTAAACTAGCCGGGCCCGATGCCGCTAACTTTATCAGTACCCATTGGCTGCCGAATAGCATTTTCTTTTTGATATTTTTGCTTTTTGGTTTATCCTTTTTGGGTTTATTTGAAATTACTTTACCCAGCAGTTTAGTAAATAAAGCCGATAGCCAAAGCGACAAAGGCGGCTGGTACGGTATCTTTTTCATGGCTTTTACCCTGGTTTTGGTCTCCTTTTCCTGCACGGGTCCTATTGTAGGCAGCATTTTGGTAGCATCAGCGGGCGGCGAAACGTTAAAACCCATTGCCGGTATGTTTGCCTATTCGTTGGCTTTTGCCTTACCTTTTACTTTGTTTGCGGCTTTTCCTTCGTGGCTCCGCAATTTACCAAAATCCGGAGGCTGGCTTAATTCGGTAAAAGTATGTTTAGGTTTTATTGAACTAGCTTTAGCGCTTAAATTTTTAAGTGTAGCCGACCAGGCTTACCACTGGGGCATTCTGGACCGCGAAATTTACCTGGCCATCTGGATTATACTCTTCACTTTACTGGGATTTTACTTATTGGGCAAGCTCAAGTTTGCGCACGATAGTGATCTTCCTTACATTAGTGTGCCTCGCCTGTTAGTAGCAGTAGTTACGTTTAGTTTTGTAATTTATTTAATTCCCGGCATGTTTGGTGCGCCTTTAAAAGCCTTGGCTGGTTATTTACCCCCACAAAGTACCCACGACTTTGATTTATCGCGGTTATTTACTTCGGGTTCCGTAAATAATAATAGTACGGCGGCCAATACTTTATGCGAAAAACCTAAATACGGTGATTTTTTACATTTGCCTCATGGGATTCAAGGGTATTTTGACCTGGAACAAGCTAAGCGCTGTGCCTTGGAACAAAACAAGCCTATTTTTATCGATTTTACTGGCCATGGTTGTGTAAACTGCCGCGAGATGGAAGCCAATGTTTGGTCAGATCCGGAAGTGCTGCGCCGCCTGAAAAATGATTTTGTAGTAGTGGCCTTGTACGTAGATGATAAAACCGAACTACCAAAATCGGAATGGTATACCTCTACCTACGACCAGAAGCAAAAAACTACCATAGGTAAAAAATACGCCGATTTCCAGATTACGGCCTTCCAGAACAATGCCCAACCATATTATGTACTTTTAGGCAAAGACGGTAAACCTTTGGTTAAACCTACTGCCTATAACTTAAATGTTTCTGATTTTGTAAATTTTCTGGATGCCGGCATTGCTGCTTACAAAAACTCTATCCAGTAA
- a CDS encoding alkaline phosphatase D family protein: MSFRVLYNLVLLFCIFGIRNLNAQTTILQAGPMVGYADLKEVMLWVQTRTEAEVKIMYWDKTIPKTKYSTAPVKTSKSQAFAAHLLADQVQPGRKYGYELYINNKKVSRPYPLQFQTQELWQFRKDAPNFRFVIGSCNYINEPEADRPGNPSGGDYQIFSSILAQKPDFMLWLGDNTYLREPDWNTRTGILHRYTHTRSVPEMQPLLGAVPQYAIWDDHDYGPNDADRSFWNKDITTEALKLFWANPNYNLTGEGGITGTFNWNDAQFFLLDDRYFRSPNNSKRDKVLLGKTQLNWLIDALTSSKASFKFICIGGQVLNSVNAFENYSTFPIEKQQLLNRITAARIPGVIFLDGDRHHTELSRLNRKGTYPLYDLTISPLTAGPGKGDGNANKNQLPGTFYNQRNFAVLAVSGPDTDRVLIITVYSYDSEPIWQQQIRANDLK; the protein is encoded by the coding sequence ATGAGTTTTAGAGTATTATACAACCTGGTATTACTGTTTTGTATTTTCGGGATACGCAACTTAAACGCTCAAACTACTATTTTACAGGCCGGCCCAATGGTAGGTTACGCCGATTTAAAAGAAGTAATGCTGTGGGTACAGACCCGCACCGAAGCGGAGGTAAAAATAATGTACTGGGATAAAACGATTCCCAAAACGAAATACAGCACAGCCCCGGTTAAAACAAGTAAAAGCCAGGCCTTTGCGGCTCATTTGCTGGCCGACCAAGTTCAACCCGGGCGTAAATATGGTTATGAATTATACATTAATAATAAAAAAGTTAGCCGCCCCTACCCTCTCCAATTTCAGACCCAGGAGTTGTGGCAGTTTCGCAAAGATGCTCCCAATTTTAGATTTGTAATTGGTTCCTGTAATTACATTAACGAACCTGAAGCAGATAGACCTGGCAATCCTTCCGGCGGCGATTACCAAATATTTTCTTCTATTCTGGCGCAAAAACCAGATTTTATGCTCTGGCTCGGCGATAACACCTACTTGCGGGAACCCGACTGGAATACCCGAACCGGCATTCTTCACCGGTATACCCACACGCGTTCTGTACCCGAAATGCAACCTTTGCTTGGCGCCGTACCCCAATACGCTATATGGGACGATCACGATTACGGACCTAACGATGCGGATCGTAGTTTCTGGAACAAGGATATTACTACCGAAGCTTTAAAGCTTTTTTGGGCCAATCCGAATTACAACCTTACCGGTGAGGGTGGTATAACCGGCACTTTTAACTGGAACGATGCCCAATTTTTTCTCCTGGACGATCGTTATTTTCGTAGTCCTAATAATAGCAAAAGAGACAAGGTTTTATTAGGAAAAACGCAGCTAAACTGGTTAATCGATGCTTTAACTTCCAGTAAAGCAAGTTTTAAATTTATCTGTATCGGGGGGCAAGTATTAAATTCCGTAAACGCTTTTGAAAACTACAGCACTTTCCCAATCGAAAAACAACAATTACTAAATAGAATTACCGCCGCCAGAATTCCGGGGGTAATTTTTCTGGACGGCGACCGGCACCATACCGAACTCAGCAGACTGAACCGAAAAGGCACTTATCCGCTCTACGATTTAACCATATCTCCTCTTACTGCCGGACCCGGCAAAGGCGATGGCAATGCTAATAAAAATCAATTACCGGGTACATTCTATAACCAACGGAACTTTGCTGTTTTAGCCGTGTCAGGTCCGGATACAGACCGTGTTTTAATTATTACCGTTTATAGTTATGATTCTGAACCAATCTGGCAGCAACAAATCCGAGCCAACGATTTAAAATAA
- a CDS encoding DUF2238 domain-containing protein encodes MSLVKARNSHKILLFRNPVLTGSILVFIVFWLYSGFATTDFLNWILENMLTLPGIIAFGFFYSRYSLSDKSIIFVFLFLLLHLYGSQYTYQENPVGRWLQEAFSLQRNHYDRFVHFSFGLLMALPIYEICRYHLKSAKWLPYLIPLELTLSMSVFFELIEWVFATLFVQEKASVYLGMQGDIWDAQKDVAVAFLGAVLAVLGIWLSTQKGDQ; translated from the coding sequence ATGTCGCTCGTTAAAGCCCGTAATTCACATAAAATACTTCTTTTTCGAAATCCGGTATTAACCGGGAGTATTCTGGTATTTATTGTATTTTGGTTATATAGTGGCTTTGCTACTACCGATTTCCTTAATTGGATACTCGAAAACATGCTCACGCTTCCGGGAATAATTGCTTTTGGATTTTTCTATTCCCGCTATTCTTTGTCAGACAAAAGTATAATCTTCGTTTTCTTATTTTTGTTGCTGCATCTGTATGGCAGCCAGTATACGTATCAGGAGAACCCCGTAGGGCGGTGGCTGCAAGAAGCCTTTTCTTTACAGCGTAACCATTACGACCGTTTTGTACATTTTAGTTTTGGGTTATTAATGGCTTTACCCATTTACGAAATCTGCCGGTACCATTTAAAATCGGCCAAGTGGCTACCTTACCTGATACCTCTGGAACTTACCTTATCGATGAGTGTTTTTTTTGAATTAATTGAATGGGTTTTTGCTACTTTATTTGTGCAGGAAAAAGCATCGGTTTACCTGGGCATGCAAGGTGATATTTGGGATGCCCAAAAAGATGTAGCGGTCGCTTTTTTGGGAGCAGTACTCGCAGTTTTAGGTATTTGGTTAAGTACTCAAAAAGGCGATCAGTAA
- a CDS encoding GEVED domain-containing protein, which yields MRATTAYRNQNNSSLFYPILLRTLLLLLAFTGIIPNLLAQDKEWDKTFGGTGDDYLPYIRQTNDGGYILGGWSNSEKGHDKSDGSRGGFDYWVIKLKADGSKAWDKTFGGTGDDLLTSLQPTSDGGYILGGFSYSENNNDKSGKSRGGADYWIVKLNAKGTKVWDQTLGGKGDDYCQYLIQTQDGGYMVGGYSNSNIDGEKSEISRGNYDYWIIKLNADSSLEWDKTIGGNADDKLTILQQTKDGGYVIGGYSNSENRGNKSEPSRGNTDYWVIKTDEAGIIDWDKTYGGYDFENLQFVQQTTDGGYILGGQSDSGEGGDKTQASRGGSDYWVLKLKPDGSKIWDKSYGGEGDDYLAALQQSNDGGCILGGSATYGKGGDKTVAGVGNLDFWLLKIKSDGSKVWDKTWGGKEDDLLNSIQVTQEGGYIMGGWSLSGKTGNKTEASRGGYDYWVVKMKDTENPEKPYCQPTVTYTCQDVDLYIANFTFHTLNNRTTGCEGKENGYVNFDPVVNLTTTVHAGQSYPIQLQSGPDHPQGFGIWIDFNNDGDFSDNGELVYTLAEPGNGTFSGTITIPASSTLGNRRLRVRTKYDSVFTEEESCADTEYGETEDYTITIAKAETTTQWNMRYGGSGNEGLLTLIRTTDGGYLTGGYSPSGISGDKTQTARGKNDYWIVKADDKGKKIWDKRFGGSDHEYLNRILQTLDGGYLLGGSSLSGISGDKTQDNRGDRDYWVVKVNAQGNKQWDKRYGGSGYDELKKVLLLPNGDYLLAGSSNSPASGDKTQESQGGTDFWLVKISSTGAKVWDQRYGGNLNDDLNGIISTPEGGFLLAGTTASGRSGDKTELSRGGTDFWLVRVDKDGTKLWDKRFGGSGQDELYSLGRTNSYIYLSGQSNSPANGDKSQGSQGGKDYWFLKIANNGTKIWDQRFGGSKNDELRGSIQTSDGGYLLAGYSFSDKSGNKSQDSQGGSDYWLVKTDKNGDYQWDKRYGGEEAEELRAIIEAPEGGYILGGKSASGVSGDRTQPSQGGTDFWLLKVAPNAAEEPIIATRESILPTESTTLTDSINLSVAPNPFAQKATVRFTLPETQTVTIKIYDSQGQEITTLFQGEAQANQTQELEWKAENQASGLYLLQVQTPTKLLRYKVIIAK from the coding sequence ATGAGAGCAACCACTGCTTACCGGAATCAAAATAACTCTTCTTTGTTCTATCCTATTCTGCTTAGAACATTACTGCTTTTATTAGCTTTCACGGGTATAATCCCTAACCTCCTGGCACAAGACAAAGAGTGGGACAAAACCTTTGGCGGCACCGGCGATGATTACCTGCCATATATCCGGCAAACCAATGATGGTGGCTATATTCTGGGCGGCTGGTCGAATTCGGAAAAAGGCCACGATAAATCGGATGGTTCCCGCGGGGGTTTTGATTATTGGGTCATAAAGTTAAAGGCCGATGGATCCAAAGCTTGGGATAAAACTTTTGGCGGCACCGGCGATGATTTACTAACCTCGCTTCAGCCAACCAGCGACGGCGGTTATATTCTGGGCGGTTTTTCTTACTCCGAAAACAATAACGATAAATCCGGGAAATCCAGAGGTGGGGCGGACTACTGGATAGTAAAATTAAATGCGAAAGGAACCAAAGTCTGGGACCAAACGCTGGGTGGTAAAGGCGACGACTATTGCCAGTATCTAATACAAACGCAGGATGGTGGTTACATGGTGGGAGGTTACTCGAACTCTAACATTGATGGTGAAAAATCGGAAATTAGCCGGGGCAATTATGATTATTGGATTATAAAGTTAAACGCCGACAGCTCTCTGGAATGGGATAAAACCATAGGGGGCAATGCCGATGATAAATTAACCATTTTGCAACAAACCAAGGATGGTGGCTACGTAATAGGCGGCTATTCTAACTCCGAAAATCGAGGCAATAAATCCGAACCTTCACGCGGTAATACCGATTATTGGGTAATTAAAACGGATGAAGCAGGTATTATTGATTGGGATAAGACGTACGGCGGGTATGATTTTGAAAATTTACAGTTTGTTCAGCAAACCACCGATGGTGGGTATATACTAGGTGGCCAATCCGATTCGGGAGAAGGAGGCGATAAAACCCAAGCATCTAGGGGCGGCTCTGATTACTGGGTGTTAAAATTAAAACCGGATGGTTCTAAAATCTGGGATAAAAGCTACGGCGGAGAAGGAGACGACTACTTGGCTGCCCTTCAGCAATCAAACGATGGCGGCTGTATCCTGGGCGGGTCTGCTACTTATGGCAAAGGTGGCGATAAAACCGTTGCAGGAGTCGGGAATTTAGATTTTTGGTTATTAAAAATTAAGAGTGATGGCAGTAAAGTTTGGGATAAAACTTGGGGGGGCAAGGAAGATGATCTTTTAAATTCAATTCAAGTTACTCAAGAGGGCGGTTACATTATGGGCGGTTGGTCTTTATCCGGAAAAACGGGAAATAAAACCGAAGCTTCCCGCGGCGGTTATGATTATTGGGTAGTAAAAATGAAAGACACCGAAAATCCCGAAAAACCTTACTGCCAGCCAACTGTTACCTACACTTGCCAGGATGTAGACCTTTATATCGCTAATTTTACTTTTCATACCTTAAACAACCGAACTACTGGTTGCGAAGGAAAAGAAAACGGCTACGTTAATTTCGACCCGGTTGTCAACCTGACAACCACTGTTCACGCCGGCCAAAGTTACCCTATTCAATTACAGTCTGGTCCCGACCACCCGCAAGGTTTCGGAATTTGGATTGATTTTAATAATGACGGTGATTTCTCGGATAACGGGGAACTGGTTTATACCTTAGCAGAACCCGGCAACGGCACCTTCTCCGGAACTATTACTATTCCGGCTAGTAGTACTTTAGGTAACCGCCGTTTGCGGGTCCGGACAAAGTATGATAGTGTCTTTACCGAAGAGGAATCATGCGCGGATACAGAATACGGCGAAACAGAAGATTATACCATTACCATTGCCAAAGCCGAAACTACTACCCAATGGAATATGCGCTACGGCGGTTCCGGTAACGAAGGGCTTCTAACCCTTATCCGAACAACCGATGGCGGCTATTTAACCGGCGGATACTCGCCTTCGGGAATTAGCGGCGACAAAACCCAAACTGCCCGGGGTAAAAATGATTATTGGATTGTAAAAGCCGATGATAAAGGTAAAAAAATCTGGGATAAGCGTTTCGGCGGCTCCGACCATGAATACCTGAACCGGATTTTACAAACTCTGGACGGCGGCTATCTTTTAGGTGGCTCTTCTCTTTCGGGCATAAGCGGAGATAAAACCCAGGATAACCGGGGCGACCGGGATTATTGGGTAGTAAAAGTAAATGCCCAAGGCAACAAACAATGGGATAAACGCTACGGCGGCAGTGGCTACGACGAACTAAAGAAAGTACTGCTTCTTCCGAACGGTGATTATTTACTGGCTGGCTCCAGCAACTCACCCGCCAGCGGCGATAAAACTCAGGAAAGTCAGGGTGGTACGGATTTCTGGCTGGTAAAAATATCCAGTACCGGCGCTAAGGTTTGGGACCAGCGTTACGGAGGCAACTTAAACGATGATCTAAACGGCATTATTTCTACTCCGGAAGGTGGTTTTCTGTTGGCGGGCACAACTGCTTCGGGCCGAAGCGGAGATAAAACGGAGTTGAGCCGGGGAGGTACTGATTTCTGGCTGGTTCGCGTGGATAAGGACGGTACTAAACTATGGGACAAGCGTTTTGGCGGTAGCGGTCAGGATGAGCTTTATTCCTTGGGCCGTACCAACAGCTATATTTATCTTTCCGGCCAAAGTAATTCTCCCGCCAACGGCGACAAAAGTCAGGGTAGCCAGGGAGGTAAAGATTATTGGTTTCTGAAAATAGCCAATAACGGTACTAAAATTTGGGACCAACGCTTTGGGGGTAGCAAAAACGACGAACTCCGCGGCAGCATCCAGACCAGTGATGGCGGGTACTTGCTGGCCGGATACTCCTTTTCAGATAAAAGCGGTAATAAATCCCAAGATAGTCAGGGCGGAAGTGATTACTGGCTGGTAAAAACAGATAAAAATGGTGATTACCAATGGGACAAACGCTACGGTGGAGAAGAAGCCGAAGAATTACGAGCAATTATTGAAGCGCCCGAAGGTGGCTATATTCTGGGAGGAAAATCCGCTTCCGGCGTAAGTGGCGACAGAACCCAGCCCAGCCAGGGAGGTACAGATTTCTGGTTACTAAAAGTAGCACCAAATGCCGCAGAAGAGCCCATAATAGCAACAAGAGAATCTATCCTGCCCACAGAAAGCACTACTTTAACCGACTCAATAAACTTAAGCGTAGCTCCCAATCCTTTCGCTCAAAAAGCAACAGTGCGTTTTACCTTACCTGAAACCCAAACTGTTACAATTAAAATATACGATAGCCAGGGCCAGGAAATAACAACTCTTTTCCAAGGCGAAGCACAAGCCAACCAAACGCAGGAGTTGGAATGGAAAGCCGAAAATCAAGCTTCCGGCTTATATTTATTGCAAGTACAAACGCCTACTAAACTGCTCCGATATAAAGTAATTATTGCTAAGTAA
- a CDS encoding SusC/RagA family TonB-linked outer membrane protein, whose product MQYLILRKLKLIFILPLFFFSITNLLAQTATVTGKVADEKGEALPGVTILVKGTTNGTTTDAGGSFSLNVPNGNGTLSASFVGYLTQEIPINNRTTINITLAADTKALEEVVVIGYGTQKKSDVTGAVASVKAEALEERPSANLTQALAGRVPGANVSINSGRPGGAANIRIRGNTSVSVTNNPLYVVDGVILNVTNLGNGTSPIDYMNPNDIASIEVLKDASATAIYGARGANGVILVTTKRGSKDGGRVNYDTYFSVGTLTRKLDLLNSEEFLHVEDVAYQNAEKYDPEGWAAGKYVDPKTKRTNPLLFDANGRPLYDTDWQKEASQKATTQNHQLSFTGGTDKSSFGAYLGYRNEDGVMRDSWLKRYSGRFVFDSQIKDWLKVGGSLGYNDQQEKQLDLQGEGGITFMRQVLEALPIIPIKYPNGTWAGNADYPGMEGGDNPLQVGAERRYILKTQNTLGNLYTNIQITKDLELRTVLGTNIINQGINYYGGRELNYISQDQGGVAYVQNQRHNSWQFENYLTYNKKISTNHSITGLLGLSWQHVDVFTARAQSQNFQDDYFGYNNLGAGATAVAPTSGTTAYGLNSYFGRVNYSLKDKYLVTLTGRADGSSKFGSENRYAFFPSAALAWRVSEENFLKGTPAISDLKLRTSYGVTGNSEINAYQAEAGMGNYEVIFNGTRTIGVGVSRLANPNLQWEKTYQVDAGLELGLFSNRIALEVDVYRKKTTNMLLSAPVPSSSGYTTVTRNVGSMENRGIEFGLNTVNISTGSFTWNTNFNISINKNKVLALTGGDDIFSGRGIIREGEPVGSFFGYVRQGTWSTAEADQAAKYLRLPGDVKYQDVNNDGQINDRDRVIIGKGIPDGFGALINTFKYKNFDLTLDLQFMYGNDVSLASQHSSEDRQGIANSFATVLNAWTPENQNTDIAQWRPIPAGYDTFDDSHRVQDADFIRGRNLLFGYNFNAGVTEKLRISRLRVYASLQNFFLITKYEGYDPEVATSGGTFDQGLALYDYPKPRVFMVGLNLGF is encoded by the coding sequence ATGCAGTACCTAATACTTAGAAAGTTGAAACTTATTTTTATTCTTCCCCTCTTTTTCTTCTCCATTACCAACCTTCTGGCCCAAACTGCTACTGTTACCGGAAAAGTTGCCGATGAAAAAGGAGAAGCTTTACCAGGAGTTACAATCCTGGTGAAAGGTACTACCAATGGTACCACTACCGATGCTGGTGGTAGTTTTTCTTTAAACGTGCCCAATGGGAATGGTACACTTAGTGCTTCTTTTGTGGGTTATTTAACGCAGGAGATTCCTATTAATAATAGAACTACCATTAACATAACCTTAGCGGCCGATACCAAAGCATTAGAAGAAGTAGTAGTAATAGGCTATGGAACTCAAAAAAAATCGGACGTAACGGGTGCCGTTGCCTCGGTGAAAGCGGAAGCGCTGGAAGAACGACCTTCGGCTAATCTTACCCAGGCTTTAGCTGGTAGAGTGCCCGGAGCTAATGTGTCAATAAACTCCGGCCGGCCCGGTGGAGCCGCCAATATCCGGATCCGGGGAAATACTTCGGTGAGTGTTACCAATAACCCACTTTATGTGGTAGATGGCGTTATTCTGAACGTTACTAATTTAGGCAATGGTACGTCACCGATTGATTACATGAACCCCAACGATATTGCTTCTATTGAAGTATTAAAAGATGCTTCGGCTACGGCTATTTATGGAGCCCGGGGTGCTAACGGCGTTATTCTGGTAACCACTAAGCGGGGTAGCAAAGACGGCGGACGGGTAAATTACGACACCTATTTCAGCGTAGGTACCCTTACCCGTAAGCTTGATTTATTAAATTCAGAAGAATTTTTACATGTAGAAGACGTAGCCTACCAGAACGCCGAAAAATATGACCCCGAAGGTTGGGCGGCCGGCAAATACGTTGACCCTAAAACGAAACGAACTAATCCTTTGCTGTTTGATGCCAATGGCCGGCCCTTGTACGATACCGATTGGCAAAAAGAAGCCTCTCAAAAAGCTACTACCCAAAACCATCAGTTATCATTTACCGGTGGCACCGATAAATCCAGCTTTGGCGCTTACCTGGGCTACCGCAACGAAGATGGCGTAATGCGCGATTCGTGGCTGAAGCGTTATTCTGGCCGTTTTGTTTTCGATAGTCAGATTAAAGATTGGTTAAAAGTAGGCGGCTCGTTGGGTTATAACGATCAGCAGGAAAAGCAACTGGATTTGCAAGGCGAAGGTGGTATCACTTTCATGCGTCAGGTTCTGGAAGCCCTTCCTATTATTCCAATCAAATATCCGAATGGAACCTGGGCCGGCAATGCCGATTATCCGGGTATGGAAGGGGGCGACAATCCTTTACAAGTTGGAGCAGAACGGAGATATATTCTTAAAACCCAAAACACCTTAGGTAACTTATACACCAATATCCAAATAACCAAAGACTTGGAGCTAAGAACGGTACTGGGAACCAATATAATCAACCAGGGCATTAATTACTACGGCGGCCGGGAACTGAACTATATTTCCCAAGACCAAGGCGGCGTGGCGTACGTACAAAACCAGCGGCATAATTCGTGGCAGTTCGAAAATTATCTAACTTACAATAAAAAAATATCTACTAACCATTCCATTACTGGCTTATTAGGTTTGTCGTGGCAGCACGTAGATGTGTTTACCGCCCGGGCACAGTCGCAGAATTTTCAGGATGATTATTTTGGGTATAATAACTTAGGAGCCGGCGCAACCGCCGTGGCACCTACTTCCGGTACTACTGCGTATGGCCTTAATTCTTATTTCGGACGGGTAAATTACAGCTTAAAAGATAAGTATTTAGTAACGCTTACCGGTCGGGCCGATGGGTCTTCTAAATTTGGTTCAGAAAACCGGTATGCCTTTTTCCCTTCAGCTGCTTTAGCCTGGCGCGTATCGGAAGAAAACTTCCTGAAAGGCACGCCCGCTATATCGGATTTAAAATTACGTACCAGCTACGGGGTAACGGGTAACTCCGAAATTAACGCTTACCAGGCCGAAGCCGGAATGGGCAACTACGAGGTTATTTTTAATGGTACCCGTACTATTGGGGTAGGCGTAAGCCGCTTAGCCAATCCAAATTTACAATGGGAAAAAACGTATCAGGTAGATGCCGGTTTGGAGTTAGGTTTGTTTAGCAACCGGATTGCGCTGGAAGTGGATGTGTACCGCAAGAAAACCACCAATATGCTGTTAAGCGCTCCTGTACCTTCAAGCAGCGGCTATACCACCGTTACCCGCAATGTGGGCAGCATGGAGAACAGAGGAATTGAATTCGGGCTGAATACGGTAAATATTTCTACTGGTAGTTTTACCTGGAACACTAACTTTAATATTTCTATCAACAAAAATAAAGTATTGGCTCTAACTGGCGGCGATGATATTTTTTCCGGCCGCGGCATTATCCGGGAAGGTGAACCGGTAGGTTCGTTCTTTGGCTACGTACGTCAGGGAACCTGGAGCACCGCCGAAGCCGACCAGGCTGCCAAATATTTACGCTTACCCGGCGACGTAAAATACCAGGATGTAAACAACGACGGACAAATTAACGACCGGGACCGGGTGATTATTGGTAAAGGTATTCCAGATGGCTTTGGTGCTTTAATCAACACCTTTAAGTATAAAAACTTTGATTTAACGCTCGATTTACAGTTTATGTACGGCAATGATGTTTCTCTGGCCAGCCAACACTCCTCCGAAGACCGCCAGGGTATTGCCAACAGTTTTGCCACCGTATTAAACGCCTGGACCCCCGAAAACCAAAACACCGACATTGCGCAATGGCGCCCCATTCCAGCCGGTTACGATACCTTTGATGATAGCCACCGGGTACAAGATGCTGATTTTATCCGGGGCAGAAATTTACTATTTGGGTATAATTTTAACGCAGGGGTAACCGAAAAACTGCGCATCAGCCGGTTGCGGGTGTATGCCTCGCTGCAGAATTTCTTCCTGATTACCAAGTACGAAGGATATGATCCGGAAGTAGCTACCTCGGGTGGTACCTTCGATCAGGGTTTGGCCTTATATGATTATCCAAAACCTCGCGTGTTTATGGTTGGTCTTAATCTTGGTTTTTAA